From Fusobacterium mortiferum ATCC 9817, a single genomic window includes:
- a CDS encoding flippase: MNKTNGLKYNLFMYFIRLISNFGFIILIFPYVARKIGAEGIGRVQYVEVINSYFLLVINLGVLDYGKREIACSKDNLLKANDIVNELLSILCITTLFGSIFYFIFIIYVESKMDKILLCIYFFIIILNLINLEWFYIGIENQEYITKRNLLIKIVSGILILLLVKEQKDIYLYAGILVLATAGSNFYNFIELKKYAKLKLVGFKEYKRHLKPLFYLFSSSLALSLSYNLDSLMIKNIVGDIELGYYTLALKFGKLPLIIGSTLIAVLSPRLNNLLSQEKKKEFYNIWNKGINTMFIFYIPCFIGMWLISKSLVLIFGGVQFLPAVNIFKVFSIYILTMGFAVSTGVALSTHRRDREYFISVMLGSILNVIFNIIFIPKIGALGAVIATLITEGVAIIIRILLCKDIFKNIKLLNINMIKMLISSIFMGLVVFYITKVITKPLFQVIISGTVGGIVYFIGLILLKEDLVCEVVNKIKEKYKSRGE; the protein is encoded by the coding sequence ATGAATAAAACCAATGGCTTAAAATATAATTTGTTTATGTATTTTATAAGATTGATTTCTAACTTTGGATTTATTATCTTGATATTTCCATATGTTGCTAGGAAAATAGGAGCTGAAGGAATTGGAAGAGTACAGTATGTGGAAGTAATAAATTCATATTTTCTTTTAGTTATAAATTTAGGGGTCTTAGATTATGGAAAAAGAGAAATAGCTTGTTCTAAAGATAATCTCTTGAAAGCAAATGATATAGTAAATGAATTATTATCAATTTTATGTATTACTACGTTATTTGGAAGCATATTTTATTTTATATTTATAATTTATGTAGAAAGTAAAATGGATAAAATTTTATTATGTATATATTTTTTCATAATAATATTAAATTTGATTAATTTAGAATGGTTCTATATTGGAATTGAAAATCAAGAGTATATAACTAAGAGAAATTTATTAATAAAAATAGTTTCAGGAATTTTAATTTTACTTTTGGTAAAAGAACAAAAAGATATTTATTTATATGCTGGAATTTTAGTATTAGCTACTGCAGGTTCAAATTTTTATAATTTCATAGAGTTAAAAAAATATGCAAAACTAAAATTAGTAGGATTTAAAGAATACAAGAGACATTTAAAGCCTTTATTTTATCTTTTTTCTTCATCCCTTGCTTTAAGTCTATCGTATAACTTAGATTCGTTAATGATAAAAAATATAGTAGGAGATATAGAATTAGGTTATTATACTTTAGCATTAAAGTTTGGGAAATTACCATTGATAATAGGAAGTACTTTAATAGCTGTTTTATCTCCAAGATTAAATAATTTGTTAAGTCAAGAAAAGAAGAAAGAATTTTATAATATATGGAATAAAGGGATAAATACAATGTTTATTTTCTATATTCCTTGCTTTATAGGAATGTGGCTAATTTCAAAATCTTTAGTCTTAATTTTCGGTGGAGTCCAATTTTTACCAGCAGTAAATATATTTAAAGTATTTTCAATTTATATTCTAACTATGGGATTTGCAGTATCTACTGGAGTAGCCTTAAGTACTCATAGAAGAGATAGAGAATATTTTATTTCAGTTATGTTGGGAAGTATTTTAAATGTAATATTTAACATAATATTTATTCCAAAGATAGGAGCACTTGGAGCTGTAATAGCAACTTTAATAACAGAAGGAGTAGCAATAATAATAAGAATTTTATTATGTAAAGATATTTTTAAAAATATAAAACTTTTAAATATTAATATGATAAAAATGTTAATCTCTTCAATATTTATGGGCTTAGTTGTATTTTATATAACTAAAGTTATAACAAAACCATTATTTCAAGTAATAATATCAGGAACAGTAGGAGGAATTGTATATTTTATAGGATTAATTCTATTGAAAGAAGATTTAGTTTGTGAGGTTGTTAATAAGATAAAAGAAAAATATAAGAGTAGAGGAGAATAA
- the galU gene encoding UTP--glucose-1-phosphate uridylyltransferase GalU has product MKVTKAVIPAAGLGTRVLPATKAQPKEMLVIVDKPSLQYIIEELVESGIKDIIIITGRNKNSIEDHFDYSYELEDTLKKDGKDKLLGKVESISSMANICYVRQNHPKGLGHAILKAKSFVGDEPFVIALGDDIVYNDIPVAKQLIDNYSKYQSSIVGCQEVKKSDVSKYGIVKPSKSLDGKTVEMADFIEKPSIEEAPSRFACLGRYLLTPRIFEYLEKTEPGKGGEIQLTDAIVAMMKDGERVLAYNFDGKRYDIGNKFGLLKANIEFGLRNEETREELLEYLKNI; this is encoded by the coding sequence ATGAAAGTAACAAAAGCAGTCATACCAGCAGCAGGACTTGGTACTAGAGTATTACCAGCAACTAAGGCACAACCTAAAGAGATGCTAGTAATAGTAGATAAGCCATCATTACAATATATCATAGAAGAACTTGTAGAGTCTGGAATAAAAGATATAATCATAATTACTGGTAGAAATAAAAATAGTATTGAAGACCATTTTGATTACTCTTATGAATTAGAAGATACTCTTAAAAAAGATGGTAAAGATAAGCTATTAGGAAAAGTAGAGAGCATATCATCTATGGCTAATATCTGTTATGTTAGACAAAATCATCCAAAAGGATTAGGACATGCTATATTAAAAGCTAAATCTTTTGTAGGAGATGAGCCATTTGTAATAGCATTAGGAGATGATATAGTATATAATGATATACCAGTAGCAAAGCAACTAATAGATAATTACTCTAAATATCAATCTAGTATAGTAGGTTGTCAAGAGGTAAAAAAATCTGATGTATCTAAGTATGGAATAGTAAAACCATCTAAATCATTAGATGGAAAAACTGTAGAGATGGCAGATTTTATAGAGAAACCTAGTATAGAGGAAGCACCATCAAGATTTGCTTGTCTTGGAAGATATCTACTTACTCCAAGGATATTTGAATACTTAGAAAAAACAGAACCAGGAAAAGGTGGAGAGATACAGCTTACAGATGCTATAGTGGCTATGATGAAAGATGGAGAAAGGGTATTAGCTTACAACTTTGATGGAAAGAGATATGATATAGGTAATAAGTTTGGATTACTTAAAGCAAATATAGAGTTTGGACTAAGAAATGAGGAGACAAGAGAGGAACTATTAGAATATCTTAAGAATATCTAG
- a CDS encoding O-antigen ligase family protein, which yields MFKINQNIYNKIGELGVYIYTLSLFISKSGVNIGLGFLVLAFLLYLYDKRKINLTTEEKYILVILILLPIFSLFSVGGYHSFQRALEKSYRYIGLFFIPYFLYKDRVVKIVLSLFSLSIIISFINGILYYKKLKWNFNVRFLSFSSNTLDEAHILAMGSMLILVAIVYYIKERKYIFTSLFTFTLILAVAALVMTQGRGAWLGFGAGLFVISFFLFKSKKIFIAITILTLLLGYGGINSKALENNKYIKRFESIKNKDNSRILLWESGIEMYKANPIFGVGRDNAGDYSLEYMKNHFKEQKPNYFSKKMMELAGAGNIHSLYITSLAEEGILSIPFIGMFLFILYKQIRYCLTRERDFNFYLVVGTMGMLVAFLVGGLTENVWREIWKSNMFVFIVGLYLSRVKQE from the coding sequence ATGTTTAAAATTAACCAAAATATATACAACAAAATAGGAGAGTTAGGTGTATATATCTACACCCTCTCTCTTTTTATATCCAAGTCAGGTGTAAATATAGGGCTAGGATTTTTAGTACTAGCCTTTTTACTCTATCTTTATGATAAGAGAAAAATAAATTTAACAACAGAGGAAAAATATATATTGGTTATCCTTATTCTACTACCAATATTTAGCCTTTTCTCAGTAGGTGGATATCACTCTTTTCAAAGAGCCTTAGAAAAATCATATAGATATATTGGACTTTTTTTTATACCTTATTTTCTTTATAAGGATAGAGTTGTAAAAATAGTATTATCACTTTTTTCCCTTAGTATAATAATATCTTTTATCAATGGTATTCTATACTACAAAAAACTTAAATGGAATTTTAATGTAAGGTTTCTTAGTTTTTCAAGTAATACATTAGATGAAGCACATATATTAGCTATGGGGAGTATGTTAATTTTAGTAGCTATTGTCTACTATATCAAAGAGAGAAAATATATATTTACCTCATTATTTACATTTACCCTTATCTTAGCAGTAGCAGCCTTGGTGATGACACAGGGAAGAGGAGCATGGCTAGGTTTTGGAGCTGGATTATTTGTAATTTCTTTCTTTCTCTTTAAAAGTAAAAAAATCTTTATAGCTATAACTATTCTTACTCTGCTTTTAGGTTATGGGGGTATCAATAGTAAAGCTTTAGAGAATAATAAATATATTAAGAGATTTGAAAGTATAAAAAATAAAGATAACTCTAGAATACTTCTATGGGAAAGTGGAATAGAGATGTACAAAGCTAATCCAATATTTGGAGTGGGAAGAGACAATGCTGGAGATTACTCTTTAGAGTATATGAAAAATCATTTTAAAGAGCAGAAACCTAACTATTTTTCTAAAAAAATGATGGAGTTAGCTGGTGCTGGGAATATACATAGCCTATATATCACATCTTTAGCTGAGGAAGGAATACTGTCTATCCCTTTTATAGGAATGTTCCTATTTATCTTATACAAGCAGATAAGATACTGTTTAACTAGGGAGAGAGATTTTAATTTCTATTTAGTAGTAGGTACAATGGGTATGCTTGTAGCCTTTTTAGTAGGTGGACTTACAGAAAATGTATGGAGAGAGATATGGAAATCTAATATGTTTGTCTTTATAGTTGGATTATATCTATCAAGAGTAAAACAAGAATGA
- a CDS encoding helix-turn-helix domain-containing protein, producing MERPEYYGILPSKVRYDERLKPMEKIMFSELTALVRKKGYCYASNMYFATLYGVHKSTVSAWISNLAKCGHITTKCIMKDKRVEERRIYIAEESDISYFPKLEKEKSNIVDDKILDEIFKEKIERREKTPEELEDVRKKLLRDLFGCEGE from the coding sequence ATGGAAAGACCAGAATACTATGGAATTTTACCATCAAAGGTGAGATATGATGAGAGGCTAAAACCAATGGAGAAGATAATGTTTTCAGAGTTGACAGCTCTGGTACGTAAAAAGGGGTATTGCTATGCTAGTAATATGTATTTTGCAACTCTGTATGGGGTACATAAAAGTACTGTAAGTGCATGGATAAGTAACTTGGCAAAGTGTGGACATATAACTACAAAGTGTATAATGAAAGATAAGAGAGTGGAAGAGAGAAGAATATATATAGCAGAAGAAAGTGATATAAGTTATTTTCCTAAGTTGGAGAAGGAAAAGAGTAACATAGTAGATGATAAAATTTTAGATGAAATCTTCAAAGAAAAAATAGAGAGAAGAGAAAAAACTCCAGAGGAATTAGAAGATGTAAGAAAAAAACTTTTAAGGGATCTATTTGGATGTGAAGGGGAATAA
- a CDS encoding YveK family protein, whose translation MSRKKKYEDYDEEFENDEDEIDLADLIFTLIRRWKLIVLTAIPVVILGVIFAITRPTVYQAETTLIVSNNMSSVSLDSSDISLSQRLVITYSEIAKNKSILNKVINKYDLKETTEQLAKLVTITPVDSTELISLTYKNSDPQLAAMVTNEIANEFMDKVVQVMRVRNVNIVEKAQVPVQPLPKKRALILLASVVLGLAAGTGMAFVMEFLHKKLRKPSEIQAILGVSMIGMIPDLENVIAEKDEDSNE comes from the coding sequence ATGTCTAGAAAGAAAAAGTATGAAGATTATGATGAAGAATTTGAAAACGATGAAGATGAGATAGATCTAGCTGACCTTATCTTTACATTAATAAGAAGATGGAAGCTGATAGTTCTTACAGCTATACCAGTGGTAATATTAGGGGTAATATTTGCAATTACAAGACCAACTGTATATCAAGCAGAGACTACACTAATAGTATCTAACAATATGAGTAGTGTATCATTAGATAGTAGTGATATCTCTCTTAGCCAAAGACTAGTAATAACTTATTCAGAGATAGCTAAAAATAAATCTATCTTAAATAAAGTAATAAACAAATATGACTTAAAAGAAACAACAGAGCAATTAGCTAAATTAGTAACTATAACTCCAGTAGATAGTACAGAGTTAATATCTTTAACATATAAAAATAGTGATCCACAACTTGCAGCTATGGTAACAAATGAGATAGCTAATGAGTTTATGGATAAAGTAGTACAAGTAATGAGAGTAAGAAACGTAAATATAGTAGAGAAAGCTCAAGTACCTGTACAACCTCTTCCTAAAAAGAGAGCCCTTATACTTCTTGCATCAGTTGTTTTAGGATTAGCAGCTGGAACAGGAATGGCTTTCGTAATGGAGTTCCTACATAAAAAACTTAGAAAACCATCTGAGATACAAGCTATCTTAGGAGTTTCTATGATAGGAATGATACCAGACTTAGAGAATGTTATAGCTGAAAAGGATGAGGATAGTAATGAGTAA
- a CDS encoding CpsD/CapB family tyrosine-protein kinase, whose amino-acid sequence MEATEAFRTVRTNLAFQNDKEIGRKIMVTSSIPGEGKSTLAGNYGASLAIAGKKVLLIDCDIRRPRAHESFGIKVERGLESVLTENVNPKDVIIKDLIPNFDLLPTKHMRYNVTELFIGDKMKEVISSLENEYNTIILDMPPLAVASDAAILSKYVDGVVVVVAYDQVAKRELEFTKEMLSNAGANIYGFVVTKVDKGGLSYGNYGYYNNYYSYYQEYYSDSNGNRKKHTVKKPKSKFGKFIHDIKEQYKRQFSGDLKGKK is encoded by the coding sequence ATGGAGGCTACAGAAGCCTTTAGAACAGTGAGAACTAACCTTGCTTTCCAAAATGATAAAGAGATAGGTAGAAAGATAATGGTAACAAGCTCTATTCCAGGAGAGGGAAAATCTACTCTAGCTGGAAACTATGGTGCCAGTCTTGCTATAGCTGGGAAAAAAGTACTTCTAATAGACTGTGATATCAGAAGACCTAGAGCACATGAGAGCTTTGGAATAAAAGTAGAGAGAGGATTAGAATCAGTACTTACTGAAAATGTAAATCCTAAAGATGTAATTATAAAAGACCTAATCCCTAACTTTGACTTATTACCTACTAAGCATATGAGATACAATGTAACAGAGTTATTTATTGGAGATAAGATGAAAGAGGTAATCTCTAGCTTAGAAAATGAGTATAATACTATCATTCTAGATATGCCACCTCTAGCAGTAGCTTCAGATGCTGCTATCCTATCTAAATATGTAGATGGTGTAGTAGTAGTAGTAGCTTATGACCAAGTAGCAAAAAGAGAGCTTGAGTTTACAAAAGAGATGCTATCTAATGCAGGGGCAAATATCTATGGATTTGTTGTAACTAAGGTAGATAAAGGTGGATTATCTTATGGAAACTATGGATATTACAATAACTACTATTCATACTACCAAGAGTACTACAGTGACAGTAATGGAAATAGAAAAAAACACACTGTAAAGAAACCTAAGAGTAAGTTTGGTAAATTTATACATGATATAAAAGAGCAGTATAAAAGACAATTTTCAGGAGACTTGAAAGGGAAAAAATAA
- a CDS encoding tyrosine-protein phosphatase, whose translation MVDIHSHILFGIDDGPIEIEESIDMIRQAVSVGYTDIVCSSHYLIGRFENLNYDKNFEILKNRILEEKIPLNIHKGNEFALDPEFSAHENRINKMAGSRYILVELKDELIYGACKSFFKNVIAKGYIPIFAHVERYPHIKVQEFRELVDMGVVLQMNIRMAVNPIPKAKYLLENGYISIIATDSHRMGRRDYNIDEYLKKLESSLGRELFQVLTEENPRKVIEDKEIVTEIKYEGDGDEEKKVNGIGRIFSNLFNKFFK comes from the coding sequence ATGGTTGATATTCATTCACACATACTTTTTGGAATAGATGATGGACCAATAGAGATAGAAGAGAGCATAGATATGATAAGACAGGCAGTATCTGTAGGATATACAGATATTGTCTGTTCTTCACACTATCTGATAGGTAGATTTGAAAATCTTAACTATGATAAAAACTTTGAGATTTTAAAAAATAGAATCCTAGAGGAAAAAATTCCTTTAAATATTCATAAAGGTAATGAGTTTGCCTTAGATCCAGAGTTTTCAGCTCATGAAAATAGAATAAATAAGATGGCTGGAAGTAGATATATACTGGTGGAATTAAAGGATGAACTTATATATGGAGCCTGTAAAAGTTTTTTTAAAAACGTTATAGCTAAAGGATATATTCCAATTTTTGCCCATGTAGAGAGATATCCTCATATCAAGGTACAGGAATTTAGAGAATTAGTAGATATGGGAGTGGTCCTACAGATGAATATTAGAATGGCAGTTAACCCTATACCTAAGGCTAAATATCTATTGGAGAATGGGTATATATCAATAATAGCTACAGATAGTCACCGTATGGGAAGAAGAGACTACAATATAGATGAGTATTTGAAAAAGTTGGAGAGTTCTTTAGGTAGGGAGCTTTTTCAAGTGCTTACGGAAGAGAATCCAAGAAAAGTGATAGAGGATAAAGAGATAGTTACAGAGATAAAGTATGAGGGAGATGGCGATGAAGAGAAGAAAGTTAATGGGATTGGCCGCATTTTTAGCAATTTGTTCAACAAGTTTTTCAAGTGA
- a CDS encoding TolC family protein, with product MKRRKLMGLAAFLAICSTSFSSDFFTLDDVLNRVKDTNPQIRAQKMNEESKRELKEKAWKNLVTPPVNLSNEDEWEVVEKYGVGLKELEMYLPIFEGGRTLNNYKKAKTQYEIAQKDSDLVGIAAQEAAVAKFFEALNYKKQIEITDKAIEVLEKQRERISDLYNNGKLVPKSELLKIEADIENNRGINLENKQKEEASLGELARLLNYPVNSPLELKDFNPLQFLEAKAHITEENKIPVENTLLGSKEALKLDSANYDVKIAKSALYPTIYTKYTYRYRYNDNGTLRKYDADKRDIFEVGFRWVLSWGADLDNVRSQEYLYEKAKIEYEDNLKGISLDMKNKLGEIKALYGKSLAMEKRANLLQENMDIDSMRYENELLTTFDYLNSVNSFREAQEDYYELQRKLVLAVIEYENLYR from the coding sequence ATGAAGAGAAGAAAGTTAATGGGATTGGCCGCATTTTTAGCAATTTGTTCAACAAGTTTTTCAAGTGATTTCTTTACTCTAGATGATGTACTAAACAGAGTAAAGGATACAAACCCACAGATTAGAGCCCAAAAGATGAATGAGGAGAGCAAAAGAGAACTAAAAGAAAAAGCTTGGAAAAACTTAGTTACTCCACCAGTAAATCTATCAAATGAAGATGAATGGGAAGTAGTAGAAAAATATGGAGTTGGACTTAAAGAGTTAGAAATGTATTTACCCATATTTGAAGGTGGAAGAACATTAAATAACTATAAAAAAGCAAAAACTCAATATGAGATAGCTCAAAAAGATAGTGACTTAGTAGGGATAGCAGCTCAAGAGGCAGCAGTGGCAAAATTCTTTGAAGCATTGAACTACAAAAAACAGATAGAGATAACTGATAAGGCAATAGAGGTTTTAGAAAAACAAAGAGAAAGAATATCTGATCTATATAATAATGGTAAATTAGTACCAAAGTCAGAGCTATTAAAGATAGAAGCTGATATAGAGAATAATAGAGGTATTAACTTAGAGAATAAGCAGAAAGAGGAAGCTAGCCTAGGAGAGTTAGCAAGATTATTAAACTATCCAGTAAATAGTCCATTGGAATTAAAGGATTTTAATCCATTACAATTTTTAGAGGCAAAGGCTCATATTACCGAGGAAAATAAGATACCTGTGGAGAATACTCTACTAGGTTCTAAGGAAGCTCTAAAATTAGATAGTGCTAACTATGATGTAAAGATAGCAAAATCAGCACTATATCCCACTATTTATACAAAATATACATATAGATATAGATATAATGATAATGGAACTTTAAGAAAATATGATGCTGATAAAAGAGATATATTTGAAGTAGGATTTAGATGGGTACTTTCTTGGGGAGCTGACTTAGACAATGTAAGATCTCAAGAGTATCTATATGAGAAAGCTAAGATAGAGTATGAGGATAACTTAAAGGGAATATCTCTTGATATGAAAAATAAGTTAGGAGAGATAAAGGCTCTATATGGAAAATCTCTAGCTATGGAGAAAAGAGCTAACTTACTTCAAGAGAATATGGATATAGATAGTATGAGATATGAGAATGAATTACTTACAACTTTCGACTACTTGAACTCTGTAAATAGTTTTAGAGAGGCTCAAGAGGATTACTATGAGTTACAAAGAAAGCTTGTATTAGCAGTAATAGAGTATGAAAATCTATATAGATAG